Proteins from one Camelina sativa cultivar DH55 chromosome 8, Cs, whole genome shotgun sequence genomic window:
- the LOC104706244 gene encoding DEAD-box ATP-dependent RNA helicase 58, chloroplastic isoform X1 — protein MASQLLLFVPHLALIPKASTFHPSLFSTLNSSFFHSTSARKALKSSSDSRIINLQAVADTFSEIESNSASETTALTLRQICQGFVPEHILHRMEEIGFVLPTDIQREALPTLFTGRDCILHAQTGSGKTLTYLLHIFSLINPQRSSVQAVIVVPTRELGMQVTKVARMLAAKSDFDVKGCTVMALLDGGTLRRHKSWLKAEPPAILVATVASLCHMLEKHIFRLDSVRVLVLDEVDFLFYSSKQVGSVRKLLTSFSSCDKRQTVFASASIPQHKHFVHDCIQQKWTKRDVVHVHVSAIMPMPLCLLHRFVMCQKTNKHQMLLALLESDAPESAIIFVGEQSEKSKKVGNDPSTTLLMEFLKTSYNGSLEILLLEGDMNFNSRAASLTEIRQGGGFLLVSTDIAARGIDLPETTHIFNFDLPQTATDYLHRAGRAGRIPFSDKKCIVANLIMSEERFVLQRYENELMFSCEELIL, from the exons ATGGCGTCAcagcttcttctctttgttcctCATCTCGCTCTCATCCCTAAAGCCTCAACCTTTCATCCTTCCCTCTTCTCAACACTAAACTCCAGTTTCTTTCACTCTACTTCCGCAAGGAAAGCTCTCAAATCCTCCTCTGATTCTCGAATTATTAACCTCCAAGCCGTCGCGGACACTTTCTCTGAAATCGAAAGCAACAGTGCCAGTGAAACAACTGCTTTGACTCTACGTCAAATCTGCCAAGGTTTTGTGCCGGAGCATATTTTGCACAG AATGGAGGAGATTGGGTTTGTGTTACCCACAGACATACAAAGAGAAGCTCTACCTACTTTGTTTACAGGCCGTGACTGCATCCTCCATGCTCAA ACAGGTTCAGGCAAGACATTGACTTACCTGTTACACATATTCTCTCTTATTAATCCTCAACGATCTTCTGTGCAAGCTGTAATTGTTGTACCCACTCGAGAGCTCGGTATGCAA GTTACAAAAGTTGCTAGAATGTTGGCTGCAAAATCGGATTTTGATGTGAAAGGATGTACAGTAATGGCTCTCTTAGATGGAGGTACGCTAAGAAGGCACAAAAGCTGGCTCAAG gCTGAGCCACCAGCGATTTTGGTTGCTACGGTAGCAAGTTTGTGTCACATGCTAGAAAAGCACATATTTAGACTTGACTCTGTGAGAGTTCTTGTTTTAGATGAg GTTGATTTCTTATTCTACTCTTCAAAACAAGTTGGTTCTGTGCGGAAGCTTTtgacttcattttcttcatgcGATAAACGTCAGACAGTTTTTGCCAGTGCTTCCATTCCCCAGCATAAACATTTTGTGCATGACTGTATACAGCAAAAGTGGACAAAG AGGGATGTTGTCCATGTTCATGTTAGCGCAATCATGCCCATGCCTTTGTGCCTTCTTCACAGATTCGTT ATGTGTCAGAAGACAAATAAACATCAAATGCTGCTTGCCTTGTTAGAGTCTGATGCACCTGAATCAGCTATAATTTTTGTCGGGGAGCAG tCTGAGAAGTCAAAAAAGGTTGGAAATGATCCATCGACAACTCTACTAATGGAATTCCTTAAAACTTCATACAATGGCTCGCTGGAGATCCTCCTACTAGAGGGGGACATGAATTTCAATTCACGAGCAGCTTCACTAACA GAAATCAGGCAAGGAGGaggttttcttcttgtttctacTGATATTGCAGCAAGAGGGATTGATCTACCAGAAACAACTCATATCTTCAACTTTGATCTCCCACAAACGGCTACAGATTATCTGCACCGAGCTGGAAGAGCTGGTCGAATACCCTTTTCTGACAAAAAGTGCATCGTTGCCAATCTGATCATGTCGGAGGAAAGATTTGTCTTGCAAAGATACGAAAATGAACTTATGTTCAGCTGCGAGGAACTCATTTTGTAA
- the LOC104706244 gene encoding DEAD-box ATP-dependent RNA helicase 58, chloroplastic isoform X2, with the protein MQVTKVARMLAAKSDFDVKGCTVMALLDGGTLRRHKSWLKAEPPAILVATVASLCHMLEKHIFRLDSVRVLVLDEVDFLFYSSKQVGSVRKLLTSFSSCDKRQTVFASASIPQHKHFVHDCIQQKWTKRDVVHVHVSAIMPMPLCLLHRFVMCQKTNKHQMLLALLESDAPESAIIFVGEQSEKSKKVGNDPSTTLLMEFLKTSYNGSLEILLLEGDMNFNSRAASLTEIRQGGGFLLVSTDIAARGIDLPETTHIFNFDLPQTATDYLHRAGRAGRIPFSDKKCIVANLIMSEERFVLQRYENELMFSCEELIL; encoded by the exons ATGCAA GTTACAAAAGTTGCTAGAATGTTGGCTGCAAAATCGGATTTTGATGTGAAAGGATGTACAGTAATGGCTCTCTTAGATGGAGGTACGCTAAGAAGGCACAAAAGCTGGCTCAAG gCTGAGCCACCAGCGATTTTGGTTGCTACGGTAGCAAGTTTGTGTCACATGCTAGAAAAGCACATATTTAGACTTGACTCTGTGAGAGTTCTTGTTTTAGATGAg GTTGATTTCTTATTCTACTCTTCAAAACAAGTTGGTTCTGTGCGGAAGCTTTtgacttcattttcttcatgcGATAAACGTCAGACAGTTTTTGCCAGTGCTTCCATTCCCCAGCATAAACATTTTGTGCATGACTGTATACAGCAAAAGTGGACAAAG AGGGATGTTGTCCATGTTCATGTTAGCGCAATCATGCCCATGCCTTTGTGCCTTCTTCACAGATTCGTT ATGTGTCAGAAGACAAATAAACATCAAATGCTGCTTGCCTTGTTAGAGTCTGATGCACCTGAATCAGCTATAATTTTTGTCGGGGAGCAG tCTGAGAAGTCAAAAAAGGTTGGAAATGATCCATCGACAACTCTACTAATGGAATTCCTTAAAACTTCATACAATGGCTCGCTGGAGATCCTCCTACTAGAGGGGGACATGAATTTCAATTCACGAGCAGCTTCACTAACA GAAATCAGGCAAGGAGGaggttttcttcttgtttctacTGATATTGCAGCAAGAGGGATTGATCTACCAGAAACAACTCATATCTTCAACTTTGATCTCCCACAAACGGCTACAGATTATCTGCACCGAGCTGGAAGAGCTGGTCGAATACCCTTTTCTGACAAAAAGTGCATCGTTGCCAATCTGATCATGTCGGAGGAAAGATTTGTCTTGCAAAGATACGAAAATGAACTTATGTTCAGCTGCGAGGAACTCATTTTGTAA
- the LOC104706241 gene encoding uncharacterized protein LOC104706241 has protein sequence MAMELELDDDVFFADISKQISLLITDEDEQLNPVSLSSSSPSLSFQGLFRGGYQTAPYMYHQEQSKGTGVFIPKSSHPRRRPHHHQKQGKYSSFNAKQQHSLQQNRQEYYQQNHENARSTLTTHNNNNKRNMNTSVHAHIPRRTYGDASSIYT, from the exons ATGGCTATGGAGTTAGAGCTTGATGATGATGTCTTCTTTGCAGACATAAGCAAACAGATCTCTCTTCTCATCACGGATGAAGATGAACAGCTAAACCCTgtttctctttcctcctcctcgcCCTCTCTTTCATTCCAG GGTCTCTTCAGAGGAGGTTACCAAACGGCTCCATATATGTATCATCAAGAACAGAGCAAAGGGACTGGTGTGTTCATCCCTAAATCTTCTCACCCAAGGAGAAGACCTCATCACCATCAGAAGCAAGGTAAGTATAGTTCCTTCAACGCCAAGCAACAACACTCTCTTCAACAAAACAGACAAGAGTACTATCAGCAGAATCATGAGAACGCAAGAAGTACTCTCACCactcacaacaacaacaacaagagaaacATGAACACTAGTGTCCATGCTCATATCCCGAGAAGAACCTACGGAGATGCATCATCTATCTacacttga
- the LOC104706240 gene encoding NEDD8-activating enzyme E1 catalytic subunit, whose amino-acid sequence MADLDVPQSKSRDLDKLLLRHGNLVDPGFFPGPQLRDDIREFVKILVVGAGGLGCELLKDLALSGFRNLDVIDMDRIEVTNLNRQFLFRLEDVGKPKAEVAAKRVMERVSGVEIVPHFSRIEDKEVEFYNDFNIIALGLDSIEARKYINGIACGFLEYNDDDTPVRDTIKPMVDGGTEGFKGHARVIMPGVTPCFECTIWLFPPQVKFPLCTLAETPRNAAHCIEYAHLIKWDEVHKGKSFDPDVPEHMKWVYDEAIRRAELFGIPGVTYSLTQGVVKNIIPAIASTNAIISAACALETLKIVSACSKTLTNYLTYNGGEGLYTKVTDFPRLDDCLVCGPGILIELDTSITLSKFIEMLEDHPKLLLSKASVTYGESNLYMQAPPVLEEMLRENLSKPLYDLMGRVQKDTIHVSGTSLKDKEKQSIQTKLRVVFKGADVVTDMDTAIGA is encoded by the exons atggcTGATCTCGATGTTCCTCAGAGTAAGTCTAGAGACCTCGACAAGCTTCTTCTCCGTCATGGGAATCTCGTTGACCCCGGCTTCTTTCCCGGACCCCAG CTGAGGGATGACATAAGGGAGTTTGTGAAAATCCTGGTGGTTGGTGCGGGTGGATTGGGTTGTGAGCTTCTCAAGGACTTGGCTCTTTCAGGTTTTCGTAATCTCGATGTGATTGATATGGACCGTATCGAGGTTACTAATCTCAATCGCCAATTCCTATTCAG ACTTGAAGACGTGGGAAAGCCTAAGGCAGAGGTAGCAGCTAAGCGTGTCATGGAGAGAGTGAGCGGGGTTGAGATTGTGCCGCATTTTTCACGTATTGAAGACAAGGAGGTTGAGTTTTATAACGATTTTAACATTATTGCCCTTGGTCTTGATTCCATCGAAGCTCGGAAATACATCAATGGGATAGCTTGTGGCTTTCTTG AGTATAATGACGATGATACTCCAGTAAGAGACACAATCAAGCCGATGGTAGATGGGGGAACTGAAGGTTTCAAGGGTCATGCTAGAGTTATAATGCCCGGAGTTACACCCTGTTTTGAGTGCACTATTTGGCTCTTCCCACCTCAAGTGAAGTTTCCTCTGTGCACTCTTGCTGAAACCCCTAGGAATGCTGCTCATTGCATTGAATATGCTCATCTAATTAAGTGGGATGAG GTTCATAAAGGAAAATCCTTTGATCCTGATGTCCCAGAACATATGAAGTGGGTCTATGATGAG GCTATCAGGAGAGCTGAGCTTTTTGGAATTCCGGGTGTCACATACTCTCTCACACAA ggtGTGGTTAAAAACATAATACCGGCGATTGCTTCCACCAACGCGATTATATCAGCAGCTTGTGCGCTAGAAACATTGAAGATTGTGTCTGCATGCAGCAAAACACTTACAAACTATCTGac GTATAACGGTGGAGAGGGTCTTTACACTAAAGTGACAGACTTCCCGAGGCTCGACGACTGTCTTGTATGTGGTCCGGGCATTCTGATTGAGCTGGATACCTCAATCACATTATCGAAG TTCATTGAGATGCTTGAAGACCACCCGAAGCTCCTTTTGTCAAAAGCAAGTGTTACATACGGCGAAAGCAATCTCTACATGCAGGCACCTCCGGTTCTTGAAGAGATGCTCAGAGAAAACCTAAGCAAGCCGCTCTATGACCTTATGGGAAGAGTCCAGAAGGATACTATCCATGTATCTGGGACATCTCTCAAGGACAAAGAGAAACAGTCGATTCAAACAAAGCTAAGGGTTGTTTTCAAAGGAGCCGATGTTGTTACAGACATGGATACAGCCATTGGAGCATAA